The following are from one region of the Polaribacter marinaquae genome:
- a CDS encoding S9 family peptidase — protein sequence MKSTLTKFLVCSIFTALLFNCSKTEEQKQFTIAEYEAAAKHMDRSLYRLVYNQVSNVSFANGNKLIYSTNTEDGKRYVLTDATSKTKATAFDHENLASLLSEELDKEVKATALPIYNVTISEDLENINFSTSNKKFSYNINEKSLTEKPGNTKKYSRNEHVSPNGKLVAYIDNYNLWIRDLETNKKTQVTFDGEKDYGYATNNAGWIKSDGAVLKWSPNSDKIATFQQDARGVGMMYLTSTNVGHPRLEAWKHPLPGDEKIFTIERVIIHLNNKPKTVRLKMGKDFQRGTTTDHIAGRNNELLDAQWNKEGTKFAFVSSSRDHKIAHLQIADANTGKVTSIHKEEVDTYYESGVNAENWKVLFDSNEFIWYSEKTNWGHIYLYDLKTKKLKNQITTGNWLVKQVKNIDEKNRVIYFSAGGKEEGNPYHNYYYKINFDGSNMVNLTPSKGTHNVSFNNNYSLFVDTYSTTTSAPISVLRDNSGEKIMDLETADISKLKERNWQAPVEFSVKARDENTDIYGIMCLPSHYDESKKYPVLNYIYPGPQSGSVGNYGFRPVWRDFQAVAELGFVVVAVDAMGTPMRSKSFHDAYYGNMGDNGLPDNITAIKQLAKKYKGMDTERVGIWGHSGGGFASTRAVFAYPEFYDVAVSGAGNHDNRNYEADWGEKWQGLLQKGNIEGKADGTTNYDNQANQLIAKDLKGKLLITHGSMDNNVPPSNTMLVVEALINANKDFDMILYPNKRHGYGNMTNYMTRKRWDYFVTHLLDAKPAKGFKIK from the coding sequence ATGAAATCTACCTTAACCAAATTTTTAGTTTGTAGTATTTTTACTGCATTACTATTTAATTGTTCTAAAACTGAAGAACAAAAACAATTTACTATTGCAGAGTACGAAGCTGCAGCAAAACATATGGACAGAAGTTTGTACCGTCTTGTGTACAACCAAGTTTCTAACGTTTCTTTTGCAAATGGTAATAAGTTAATTTACTCAACAAATACTGAAGATGGTAAACGATATGTTTTAACAGATGCAACTTCTAAAACGAAAGCAACTGCTTTCGATCATGAAAACCTAGCTTCTTTATTATCAGAAGAATTAGATAAAGAAGTTAAAGCAACTGCTTTACCAATTTATAATGTAACTATTTCAGAAGATTTAGAAAATATAAATTTCTCGACTTCTAATAAAAAATTTAGCTATAATATAAATGAAAAATCTTTGACTGAAAAACCAGGAAACACCAAAAAATATAGCAGAAATGAGCATGTATCTCCAAACGGGAAATTAGTTGCTTACATAGACAATTATAACCTTTGGATTAGAGATTTAGAAACCAATAAAAAAACGCAAGTTACTTTTGATGGTGAAAAAGATTATGGTTACGCCACAAACAACGCAGGTTGGATTAAAAGTGATGGCGCTGTTTTAAAATGGTCTCCTAACTCAGATAAAATTGCAACTTTTCAGCAAGACGCAAGAGGCGTTGGTATGATGTATTTAACGTCTACAAATGTTGGGCACCCAAGATTAGAAGCATGGAAACATCCGTTACCTGGCGACGAAAAAATCTTTACGATAGAACGTGTAATCATCCATTTAAATAACAAACCCAAAACGGTTCGCCTAAAAATGGGTAAAGATTTTCAAAGAGGAACAACTACAGACCATATTGCCGGTAGAAATAACGAATTGTTAGATGCCCAATGGAACAAAGAAGGTACAAAATTTGCTTTTGTTTCTAGTTCTAGAGATCACAAAATTGCACATTTACAAATTGCAGATGCAAATACAGGTAAAGTAACTTCTATACATAAAGAAGAAGTAGATACTTATTACGAATCTGGTGTAAACGCAGAAAACTGGAAAGTTTTATTTGATTCAAATGAGTTTATTTGGTATTCAGAAAAAACAAATTGGGGCCATATTTACTTATATGATTTAAAAACTAAAAAGCTAAAAAATCAAATTACAACAGGAAACTGGTTGGTGAAACAAGTTAAAAATATCGACGAAAAAAATAGAGTTATTTACTTTTCTGCAGGAGGTAAAGAAGAAGGCAATCCTTATCATAACTACTACTACAAGATTAATTTTGACGGATCTAATATGGTGAACCTTACTCCTTCTAAAGGAACTCATAATGTAAGCTTTAATAACAATTATAGTTTATTTGTAGACACTTATTCTACAACAACCTCTGCTCCTATTTCTGTTTTGAGAGATAATTCCGGAGAAAAAATAATGGATTTAGAAACTGCTGATATTTCTAAATTAAAAGAAAGAAACTGGCAGGCACCTGTAGAATTTTCTGTAAAAGCTAGAGACGAGAACACAGATATTTACGGTATAATGTGTTTACCTAGCCATTACGACGAATCTAAGAAATATCCGGTATTAAACTACATTTATCCTGGCCCGCAATCTGGTTCTGTTGGTAATTACGGTTTTAGACCTGTCTGGAGAGATTTTCAGGCAGTTGCAGAACTAGGTTTTGTTGTTGTAGCTGTAGATGCAATGGGTACACCAATGCGTTCTAAATCTTTTCATGATGCATATTATGGTAACATGGGCGACAATGGTTTACCAGATAATATTACTGCAATAAAACAATTGGCAAAAAAATATAAAGGAATGGATACTGAAAGAGTTGGAATTTGGGGACATTCTGGTGGTGGTTTTGCCTCTACAAGAGCAGTTTTTGCTTACCCAGAATTTTATGACGTTGCAGTTTCTGGAGCTGGAAATCATGATAACAGAAATTACGAGGCAGATTGGGGCGAAAAATGGCAAGGTCTTTTACAAAAAGGGAATATTGAAGGTAAAGCAGACGGAACAACAAATTACGATAATCAGGCAAATCAATTAATTGCAAAAGACTTAAAAGGTAAATTACTAATTACCCATGGTTCTATGGATAATAATGTACCACCATCTAACACAATGTTAGTTGTAGAAGCTTTAATAAATGCAAACAAAGATTTCGATATGATTTTATACCCGAATAAAAGACATGGTTATGGCAACATGACAAACTACATGACAAGAAAACGATGGGATTATTTTGTAACTCATTTATTAGATGCCAAACCAGCAAAAGGTTTTAAAATTAAATAA
- the surE gene encoding 5'/3'-nucleotidase SurE, producing the protein MQEKPLILVTNDDGITAPGIRALIKIMNKIGDVVVVAPDSPQSGMGHAITVDNVLTCNPITIDEGPQLEYTCSGTPADCVKMAISEILNRKPDLCVSGINHGANSSINVIYSGTMSAAIEAGIEGVPAIGFSLLDFKWHADFKPSEEFVKNITLNALLNGIPEGVVLNVNIPDLKKDEIKGVKVCRQASGYWKEDFDKRKSPFGKEYYWLSGQFVNKDKGQDTDVYALENGYVSVVPVQFDMTAHHMIQKLNSWEL; encoded by the coding sequence ATGCAAGAAAAGCCTTTAATTTTAGTTACAAATGATGACGGAATTACTGCTCCTGGTATTAGAGCATTGATAAAAATAATGAATAAAATTGGTGATGTAGTTGTGGTTGCGCCAGATAGCCCGCAAAGCGGAATGGGACATGCAATTACTGTTGATAATGTTTTAACTTGTAACCCAATTACTATAGATGAAGGACCACAATTAGAATATACTTGTTCTGGTACGCCTGCAGATTGTGTAAAAATGGCAATTAGCGAAATTTTAAATAGAAAACCAGATTTGTGTGTTTCTGGGATAAATCATGGCGCAAACTCTTCTATAAATGTAATTTACTCTGGTACAATGAGTGCAGCGATAGAAGCAGGAATAGAAGGTGTGCCGGCAATAGGTTTTTCTTTGTTGGATTTTAAATGGCATGCAGATTTTAAACCATCAGAAGAATTTGTAAAAAATATTACTTTAAATGCACTTTTAAACGGAATACCAGAAGGTGTGGTTTTAAATGTAAATATTCCTGATTTAAAAAAGGATGAAATAAAAGGAGTAAAAGTTTGTAGACAGGCTAGTGGTTATTGGAAAGAAGATTTCGACAAGCGTAAAAGTCCTTTTGGTAAAGAATACTATTGGCTTTCTGGGCAATTTGTTAATAAAGATAAAGGGCAAGACACAGATGTTTATGCGTTAGAAAATGGATATGTTTCTGTAGTTCCTGTTCAATTTGATATGACAGCGCATCATATGATTCAAAAACTAAATTCTTGGGAACTGTAA
- a CDS encoding acyl-CoA thioesterase — translation MSFKVTFNTKWSDFDPNRHMRHTAYNDYAAEVRVRYFAKYNFSIEEFTKHNLGPILFTEETSFRKEIHLGENITVNLKLQGLSENNERWKIVHEVFNEQGKLSAIIKVYGAWIDLTKRKLRTPPEETKEMFEHAERAEDFEVISLTR, via the coding sequence ATGAGCTTTAAAGTAACTTTTAACACAAAGTGGTCTGACTTTGACCCAAATAGACACATGAGACATACAGCATATAACGATTATGCTGCAGAAGTTAGAGTACGCTATTTTGCGAAATACAATTTTTCTATTGAAGAGTTTACAAAGCATAATTTAGGTCCGATATTATTTACAGAAGAAACCTCTTTTAGAAAAGAAATTCATTTAGGAGAAAACATTACAGTAAACCTTAAATTACAAGGTTTGTCTGAAAACAACGAACGTTGGAAAATAGTACACGAAGTTTTTAATGAGCAAGGTAAATTATCTGCGATTATAAAAGTATACGGCGCTTGGATAGATTTAACAAAGAGAAAACTTAGAACTCCGCCAGAAGAAACAAAAGAAATGTTCGAGCACGCAGAAAGAGCAGAAGATTTTGAAGTAATTTCTTTAACTAGATAA
- a CDS encoding dipeptidase, with protein MNTIQTYIQDNKKRFLDELISLLKIPSISADTAYKKDVLNTADFVLESLKKAGCDKVELCETPGYPIIYGEKIIDKNLPTVLVYGHYDVQPADPIELWTSPPFEPVIKNTEIHPEGAIFARGACDDKGQMYMHVKALEYMTSTGNLPCNVKFMIEGEEEVGSESLAWFVPRNKEKLANDVILISDTGMIANDIPSITTGLRGLSYVEVEVTGPNRDLHSGLYGGAVANPINILTKMIASLHDENNHITVPGFYDKVEDLSEAERAEMAKAPFSLENYKKALDINDVYGENGYSTNERNSIRPTLDVNGIWGGYTGEGAKTVIASKAYAKISMRLVPNQDWREITELFKTHFESIAPKSVKVVVKPHHGGQGYVTPIDNIAYKAASKAYEATFNKTPIPQRSGGSIPIVALFEQELKSKTILMGFGLNSDAIHSPDEHFGVWNYLKGIETIPYFYKYFTELSN; from the coding sequence ATGAATACAATTCAAACATACATACAAGACAACAAAAAAAGATTTTTAGACGAATTAATTAGTTTACTAAAAATTCCTTCGATAAGTGCAGACACCGCCTATAAAAAAGACGTTTTAAACACTGCCGATTTTGTTTTAGAAAGCTTAAAAAAAGCAGGATGCGACAAAGTAGAACTTTGTGAAACACCAGGATATCCTATTATTTATGGTGAAAAAATTATAGACAAAAATTTACCAACTGTTTTAGTTTATGGACATTATGATGTTCAGCCAGCAGATCCTATCGAATTATGGACCTCACCTCCTTTTGAACCCGTGATAAAAAACACAGAAATTCATCCAGAAGGAGCCATTTTTGCAAGAGGTGCTTGTGATGATAAAGGCCAAATGTATATGCATGTTAAAGCATTAGAGTATATGACATCAACAGGAAACTTGCCTTGTAACGTTAAGTTTATGATTGAAGGAGAAGAAGAAGTTGGTTCGGAAAGTTTAGCTTGGTTTGTACCTAGAAACAAAGAAAAATTAGCAAACGATGTTATTTTAATTTCTGATACCGGAATGATTGCAAACGATATTCCTTCAATCACAACAGGTTTACGTGGTTTAAGTTATGTAGAAGTAGAAGTTACAGGTCCAAATAGAGATTTACATTCTGGTTTATATGGTGGCGCAGTAGCAAATCCTATTAATATTTTAACCAAAATGATTGCTTCTTTACATGATGAAAACAATCATATTACAGTTCCTGGATTTTATGATAAAGTAGAAGATTTATCAGAAGCAGAAAGAGCAGAAATGGCTAAAGCTCCGTTTTCTTTAGAGAATTATAAAAAAGCTTTAGATATAAATGATGTGTATGGAGAAAACGGATATTCTACAAACGAAAGAAATTCTATTAGACCAACTTTAGATGTAAACGGAATTTGGGGTGGTTACACCGGTGAAGGTGCAAAAACGGTAATTGCTAGTAAAGCATATGCAAAGATCTCGATGCGTTTGGTCCCAAATCAAGATTGGAGAGAAATTACCGAGTTATTTAAAACTCATTTCGAAAGTATTGCTCCTAAATCTGTAAAAGTAGTTGTAAAACCTCATCATGGTGGGCAAGGTTATGTTACACCAATTGATAATATTGCTTATAAAGCAGCAAGTAAAGCTTACGAAGCTACATTTAATAAAACTCCAATACCGCAAAGAAGTGGTGGTAGTATACCAATTGTAGCTTTATTTGAGCAAGAACTAAAAAGCAAAACTATTTTAATGGGCTTCGGTTTAAACTCAGATGCAATACATTCTCCAGATGAACATTTTGGTGTTTGGAATTATTTAAAAGGAATCGAAACAATACCTTATTTCTATAAATATTTTACAGAATTATCTAACTAA
- a CDS encoding carboxy terminal-processing peptidase: protein MKKAFRIKISFLAFLMLFSSLQANTKFSEPDPEKDKILVYVLKNILTRGHFVVKDMNDNFSEQVFNSFIDGLDPNKRYFTQKDIKKFSKYKYEIDNQLLKDDVSFYNLVYSNFLDKIKNAESYYAELLESPFNFKKDEIIDIDYDNVPFAKNENELIDYWRKQLKLNVLSRIQDKLDKQESQIKKDKNFKKKSFKTLEKEARAEVSKNMDELYLRIEELEHEDWFSTFLNSVVGAFDPHTTYMAPRIKERFDQDMSGKLEGIGARLLKKGIYTEIFELVSGGPAWKQGDLEAGDIILEVAQGDKEPVDIVGMRLDDAIKFIKGPKGTEVRLTVKKKLDGSTKVISIIRDVVELEETFVKSTIVEKDGKKYGLIDLPRFYIDFSDANARNSAKDMEKEIERLKGENVSGLLIDLRNNGGGSLKTAIEIAGLFIEQGPVVQVKYRGQDPIVKNDVDPKMQWDGSVVVLVNELSASASEIFAAAMQDYGRAVIIGGNQTYGKGTVQSVIPINNFYPKYEKDLGAIKMTIQKFYRVNGGSTQIEGVYSDIAMPDRYSYMKFGERDLDGALVWDKVPQAKYTKTNTYENFADVVNNSKNRIASDANFKLINDYAKWLKEKQDDTTYSLNLKQFSRESKVVENASKKYANVFKYESNLSFTSPKYELPLIKKDSVLANKRKAWHKNLSKDIYVSEALNVLKDLKVKTSSEIVKN, encoded by the coding sequence ATGAAGAAAGCATTTAGAATTAAAATATCGTTTCTAGCATTTTTAATGCTATTTAGTAGCTTACAAGCAAATACTAAGTTTAGTGAACCAGACCCAGAAAAAGATAAAATCTTAGTATATGTTTTAAAAAACATTTTAACAAGAGGTCATTTTGTTGTAAAAGACATGAATGACAATTTTTCTGAGCAAGTATTTAATAGTTTTATTGATGGTTTAGACCCAAATAAAAGATACTTTACTCAAAAAGACATTAAAAAATTCTCGAAATATAAATATGAAATTGACAATCAATTGTTAAAAGACGATGTTTCTTTTTACAACCTTGTTTACAGTAATTTTTTAGATAAGATTAAAAATGCTGAGTCTTATTACGCAGAATTACTAGAAAGTCCTTTCAACTTTAAAAAAGACGAAATTATAGATATCGATTATGATAACGTGCCTTTTGCTAAAAATGAAAACGAATTAATTGATTATTGGAGAAAACAATTAAAACTAAACGTTTTAAGTAGAATACAAGACAAATTAGATAAGCAAGAATCTCAAATAAAGAAAGATAAGAATTTTAAGAAAAAATCTTTTAAAACTTTAGAAAAAGAAGCAAGAGCAGAAGTTTCTAAAAACATGGATGAACTTTATTTAAGAATTGAAGAATTAGAACACGAAGACTGGTTTTCTACTTTTTTAAATAGTGTTGTGGGTGCATTCGATCCGCATACAACATACATGGCGCCAAGAATTAAAGAGCGTTTTGACCAAGATATGTCTGGTAAATTAGAAGGAATTGGTGCTAGATTACTAAAAAAAGGAATTTATACTGAAATTTTTGAATTAGTATCAGGTGGACCTGCTTGGAAACAAGGAGACTTAGAAGCGGGCGACATCATTTTAGAAGTTGCACAAGGTGATAAAGAACCGGTAGATATTGTTGGTATGCGATTAGACGATGCGATCAAATTTATAAAAGGTCCAAAAGGAACAGAAGTAAGGTTAACGGTAAAAAAGAAACTCGATGGTTCTACGAAAGTAATTTCGATTATTAGAGATGTTGTAGAATTAGAGGAAACATTTGTAAAATCTACAATTGTAGAAAAAGATGGAAAAAAATATGGTTTAATAGATTTACCTAGATTTTATATTGATTTTTCTGATGCAAATGCAAGAAACTCTGCAAAAGACATGGAAAAAGAAATTGAGCGTTTAAAAGGCGAAAATGTTTCTGGTTTGTTAATTGATTTAAGAAATAATGGTGGTGGATCTTTAAAAACAGCGATAGAAATTGCTGGTTTGTTTATAGAACAAGGACCTGTTGTACAAGTAAAATATAGAGGACAAGACCCAATCGTTAAAAATGATGTTGATCCTAAAATGCAGTGGGATGGTTCTGTGGTTGTTTTGGTAAACGAACTTTCTGCTTCTGCATCAGAAATTTTTGCAGCAGCAATGCAAGATTATGGTAGAGCTGTAATTATTGGCGGAAACCAAACCTATGGTAAAGGAACCGTACAAAGTGTAATTCCTATCAATAATTTTTATCCGAAGTACGAAAAAGACTTAGGAGCTATTAAAATGACAATTCAGAAATTTTATAGAGTTAACGGTGGTTCTACTCAAATAGAAGGTGTTTATTCTGATATTGCAATGCCAGATAGATATAGTTACATGAAATTTGGTGAAAGAGATTTAGACGGCGCACTTGTTTGGGATAAAGTACCACAAGCAAAGTATACAAAAACAAATACTTACGAAAACTTTGCAGACGTTGTAAATAATAGTAAAAATAGAATTGCTTCTGATGCTAATTTTAAATTGATAAACGATTATGCAAAGTGGCTAAAAGAAAAGCAAGACGACACAACCTATTCTTTAAATTTAAAGCAATTTTCTAGAGAAAGTAAAGTAGTAGAAAATGCTTCTAAAAAATATGCAAACGTTTTTAAATACGAATCTAATCTTAGCTTTACATCACCTAAATACGAATTACCTTTAATTAAAAAAGATAGTGTTTTAGCTAATAAAAGAAAAGCATGGCATAAAAACTTATCAAAAGATATATATGTTTCTGAGGCTTTAAATGTTTTAAAAGATTTAAAAGTTAAAACTTCTTCAGAAATTGTAAAAAACTAA
- the lpxB gene encoding lipid-A-disaccharide synthase, with protein sequence MKYYIIAGEASGDLHGSNLMKELLKKDTAADIRFWGGDLMKNVGGTLVSHYKERAFMGFFEVLKNLSKVLGFIKDCKKDIEKFNPDVIVFIDNSGFNLRVAKWAKEKGFKTNYYISPQVWASRASRVKDIKRDVDQLFVILPFEKEFYKKYDYDVTFVGHPLIDAIANRERVSESDFRKEHNLSDKKIIALLPGSRKQEITKMLSVMLSLVSDFSEYQFVIAGAPSQDFSFYQQIIQDREVAFINNKTYDLLSNSYAALVASGTATLETALFKVPQVVCYKGGYISYQIAKRIITLKFISLVNLIMDKEVVTELIQENFNKKNLKKELNLILQEASREQMFLNYFELEKKLGGQGASKNVATAIVNSLK encoded by the coding sequence ATGAAATATTATATAATTGCTGGTGAAGCTTCTGGAGATTTACACGGTTCTAACCTAATGAAAGAACTGTTGAAAAAAGATACTGCTGCAGATATTCGTTTTTGGGGAGGCGATTTAATGAAAAATGTTGGCGGAACTCTAGTAAGTCATTATAAAGAAAGAGCTTTTATGGGTTTTTTTGAAGTTCTAAAAAACCTTTCTAAAGTTTTAGGATTTATAAAAGATTGCAAAAAAGATATTGAAAAATTTAATCCGGATGTAATTGTTTTTATTGACAATTCTGGTTTTAATTTGCGTGTTGCTAAATGGGCAAAAGAAAAAGGTTTTAAAACTAATTATTATATTTCTCCGCAAGTTTGGGCAAGTAGAGCAAGTAGAGTTAAAGATATCAAAAGAGATGTAGATCAATTATTTGTTATACTTCCGTTCGAAAAAGAATTTTACAAAAAATACGATTACGATGTTACGTTTGTTGGGCATCCTTTAATAGATGCAATTGCAAATAGAGAGCGGGTTTCTGAAAGTGATTTTCGTAAAGAACACAATTTATCTGATAAAAAAATTATTGCTTTATTACCTGGTAGTAGAAAACAAGAAATTACAAAAATGCTTTCTGTAATGTTGTCTTTGGTGTCAGATTTTTCTGAATATCAATTTGTAATTGCAGGTGCGCCAAGTCAAGATTTTTCGTTTTACCAGCAAATAATACAAGATAGAGAAGTAGCGTTTATCAATAACAAAACCTACGATTTGTTAAGTAATTCTTATGCAGCATTGGTTGCATCTGGTACAGCAACTTTAGAAACAGCGTTATTTAAAGTTCCGCAAGTTGTTTGTTATAAAGGTGGTTATATTTCTTACCAAATAGCAAAAAGAATAATTACTTTAAAATTTATTTCTTTGGTAAATTTAATTATGGATAAAGAAGTGGTAACAGAATTAATTCAAGAAAACTTTAATAAGAAGAATTTAAAAAAGGAACTAAATCTTATTTTACAAGAAGCGTCTAGAGAGCAAATGTTTTTAAATTATTTTGAATTAGAAAAAAAACTCGGTGGCCAAGGAGCATCTAAAAACGTAGCTACGGCAATTGTAAATTCATTAAAATAA
- a CDS encoding C40 family peptidase, with product MRNWYVVVLLLLSFVITSCSSTKNVSNSAKKSVNKPISKVDRVVANALKYKGVKYRFGGTTAKGMDCSGIVYVSYLDENVQLPRISRDMAKRGRKIALKNARKGDLLFFKTSKKGRGINHVGLIVAVSYGKIKFIHATTSRGVIVSDLSQKYWKNAYVKTNRIL from the coding sequence ATGAGAAATTGGTATGTTGTTGTATTACTGTTATTATCTTTTGTAATTACGTCTTGTTCGTCAACTAAAAATGTAAGTAATTCAGCAAAGAAATCAGTAAATAAGCCAATTTCTAAAGTAGATAGAGTTGTTGCCAATGCTTTAAAATACAAAGGGGTTAAATATCGATTTGGCGGAACAACTGCCAAAGGTATGGATTGCTCTGGTATTGTTTATGTTTCTTACTTAGACGAAAATGTACAATTGCCTAGAATTTCTAGAGATATGGCAAAAAGAGGAAGAAAAATTGCCTTAAAAAATGCCAGAAAAGGAGATTTGCTATTTTTTAAAACTTCAAAAAAAGGAAGAGGTATCAATCATGTTGGACTTATTGTAGCTGTTTCTTATGGTAAAATTAAATTTATTCATGCTACTACATCTAGAGGTGTAATTGTTTCTGATTTATCTCAAAAATATTGGAAAAACGCCTATGTTAAAACAAACAGAATCTTATAG